The genomic stretch CGAAAAGTTCGTGCCCTTGCGGAGAGCATCGATCTGGTTGTCGTCGCAGTACTGATTGCGGAAGTGCCTTGCCCAAGCGGAAAGAACTCCGTCGTCGTCCTGATGTCGGAGTTCCATGACCCGGACCGGTCGACCTTCGTCCGTTTTGATGATTGGTTGGGTGTCGACGAGCCACGCGAGGTGGTCGGGAACGGCTCGAGTGCAGGGGCTCACCTTCTGGCCAACTCGTGACTTGCTATCGCTCATCAACAAAGTCTTTACACCTAACGCTCGGGTTCAGCGGCGAGCGATGCCCTCCATCCCCTGCTTCACCAGTTATCAATCCATGTTCCCAGCGAGCCCGCTGCAAGCGTCTGTTCAGGCGAAGTCGCCCGCCCAGAGGCGGCGCAGAAAATCGGCGCAGGGCAGGATTTCCACCTGGTCGATGGCCCTTGGCGCCATGTCGAGGGAAACCACGATGCGGCGCCGGAAGGCCTTCTTCATCGCATCCAGGCGCAAGGCCTTGAGATGCTTGTCGGTGACCAGCTCCGCAGCTTTGACCTCGATGGCGACATCGTCGCCGACGATGAAATCGATTTCATGGCCGGCGCGGTCCCGCCAGAAGGTCAGAGGCCTTTGATCCCGCGTGTAGGCGAGATAGCTGCGCAGCTCAGTGAAGACGAGATGCTCCAGGGCCTTGCCGAACAGCTCTGTTCGCGGGGCAAGGCTGCGGCGGCCGGCAAGGACGTTGGCGACACCGACGTCGAAGAAGTAGAACTTGGCGGTGCTGACCGGCTTACGGTGCAGAGCACGCCGGTAGGGCGGCAACAGGGAGCCCACCAGGGTCTCGTCCAGGATGAAGAAATACTCTCGCAGGGTCCGGGCCGGGATCCCGCAATCGCTGGCCAGGGATTCGAAGTTGAGCAACTCGCCATTGACCAGGGCCGCGGTCTGCAGAAAGCGGGAAAAGCTTTCGATGTGCCGCACCAGGCCTTCCGCCCGGATCTCTTCCTGCAGGTAGCTGCCGCAATAGGCCAGCAGGTCCTCTTCGGGCTCATCGGAGAGGTAGACGGGCGGCAGGCTGCCCCAGCGAATGGCGCGCCCCAGGTCGAAGTCCGGGATCTCCGCCGAGACCAGGGGATAGAGGTAACGGGTCCGAGCCCGGCCGCCGAGAAGATTGGCGGCCCCGCGCTTGAGCTTCCGGGCGCTGCTGCCGGTGAGCACAAATCGGAAGCCATGCTCCTCCATGAGGTAGTGCGCCTCGTCGAGGAGGATTGGCAGCTTCTGGATCTCGTCGATAATGATTGGCCCCTGGTCCGGTGAGACGTGCTGGCCGGTCAATTCCTCCCGGATCAGCTGGGGCCGCTGGGTGAGCTTGAGGAATACCTCGGAGCGCAACAGATCGTAGCGCCGGGCCTCGGGAAAGAGCCGCCGGACCAGCGAGGTCTTCCCGGTCTGCCGGGGGCCGAGCAGGAAGATTGATCGCTTGGCCGCTTCCTGTTGGAGATCGAGTAGCCGCTCGAAGTAGGTCATGCCGCTCTTGTACCGCATGCCCGCAAATTCCGCAACGGCATTGCGGAATTTGTCGAAAAAACGGCATGGGTGCTGCGGATCAGCCGGGGCTATCCCCGTCCTCGGCCATGAAGTCAGGCCATTCCTGGAGCAGGCTGGTCTTCTTGTCGGTGTTGCAGGACTTGCAGGCGGGCACCAGGTTGCCTTTGGTGCTGCGGCCGCCCCGCACCAGGGGCACCACGTGATCCATGGACAGCTCGGCGGGGGGCGTGGCCTTGCCGCAGTAAAAGCAGACGCCGGCAGCGATCCGGTGCTGCCACCAGCGGCTGCGGCGCAGCTCCCGGGCCTTCTGCCGCTCGCGGCGGATCTGGGCCTCGTCGATGCCGTCGAAATCCATGGCAATCAGTCCCGCTCGGCGCCCAGGAGCAGGGCCCGGGTCTCGCCGACGAGATAGAGGGAGCCGGCCACCACGATGAGATCCTCCGGCCCGGCCAGCGTGGCCGCCAAGGCAAGGGCCGCGGCCACGGAAGCGCAGCCCTGGGCCTTTTCCTGGCAGGGGACCGGAAGACTGGCTGCCAGCTCCTGAGGGGTGGCGGCCCGGGGGTAAGGGATCTGGGCCAGGATGATCCGATCGGCCAGGGGGGCCACCAGGGCGAGGCCGGCGGCGAAGTCCTTGTCCGCCATGCTGGCCCAGACCAGGATCAGCCGCCGGTACGGGAAATCGCCGGCCAGGGCCTGCCGCAGGGTGGCCACCCCGGCCGGGTTGTGGGCGCCGTCCAGAAGATAGCGCCGGACCTGGCCATTGGCAGCCGGCAGCTCCCGATACTCCAGGCGGCCGGGCCACGCCACGGTAGCCAGGCCCCGGCGCACTGCTTCTTCGGCGACCGGCCAGCCGGCCTGGTCCAGCAGCTCGACGGCGGCCAG from Thermodesulfobacteriota bacterium encodes the following:
- a CDS encoding DUF4143 domain-containing protein, which translates into the protein MRYKSGMTYFERLLDLQQEAAKRSIFLLGPRQTGKTSLVRRLFPEARRYDLLRSEVFLKLTQRPQLIREELTGQHVSPDQGPIIIDEIQKLPILLDEAHYLMEEHGFRFVLTGSSARKLKRGAANLLGGRARTRYLYPLVSAEIPDFDLGRAIRWGSLPPVYLSDEPEEDLLAYCGSYLQEEIRAEGLVRHIESFSRFLQTAALVNGELLNFESLASDCGIPARTLREYFFILDETLVGSLLPPYRRALHRKPVSTAKFYFFDVGVANVLAGRRSLAPRTELFGKALEHLVFTELRSYLAYTRDQRPLTFWRDRAGHEIDFIVGDDVAIEVKAAELVTDKHLKALRLDAMKKAFRRRIVVSLDMAPRAIDQVEILPCADFLRRLWAGDFA
- a CDS encoding HNH endonuclease, encoding MDFDGIDEAQIRRERQKARELRRSRWWQHRIAAGVCFYCGKATPPAELSMDHVVPLVRGGRSTKGNLVPACKSCNTDKKTSLLQEWPDFMAEDGDSPG